Proteins encoded by one window of Ramlibacter tataouinensis:
- a CDS encoding ABC transporter substrate-binding protein, which translates to MNSKHRSNKPYRRRSAAPAKATLFLALAAVAALTSCSRGNSASETATVKKDQQLVIAIDAEPDTLDPQSQTTSVVASILKYSVETLTNTTATGELAPGLATSWKLSNDGLKLTLDLRKNVTFQNGSPFTSTAVKATLDRVLDPKVTVPYRSAFSAISEVLTPDAHTVELVLSRPAPALPKALSLETVGILAPDSVSQNGNSYTKIVLPVGTGPYRVEQYDRGEKIAMSRNESYWGAKPYFKGISFKIVPEASSRQNMLMSGEAQMILSPPLTSLDAISKNSSTTVHTGLPARTLYAVFNTQRPPFDNPLVRRALNYAIDREAIIKSVMHNTAEAAKGPLAPALADNCTMDHPYAYDPEKARTLLKDAGVKSLEVEFGAPNGKYPQATQIAQAIAGYLKDVGVTVKVTTLDWPTYVGRVTSAPKDNFGLHILGWAASYMDPQQPMTQFQSDQAPPRGLATSFYKNAKVDALLASAAKEINLQTRSALYCDAQKIVWDDAPFIFLWAQKYPIAFNSALTGITVAPNEYFDTIHARPAN; encoded by the coding sequence ATGAATAGCAAGCACAGGTCCAACAAGCCGTACCGGCGTCGATCCGCCGCCCCCGCGAAGGCGACGCTGTTTTTGGCGTTAGCCGCAGTAGCTGCACTCACGAGCTGCTCTCGCGGAAACTCGGCTAGTGAAACGGCGACCGTCAAGAAAGATCAACAACTCGTGATCGCGATCGATGCGGAACCCGACACCCTGGACCCGCAGTCCCAGACGACATCCGTAGTTGCAAGCATTCTCAAATATAGCGTCGAGACCCTCACCAATACGACGGCGACGGGGGAACTCGCTCCGGGACTCGCTACTTCATGGAAATTGTCCAACGACGGACTGAAGCTCACGCTCGACCTGCGCAAGAACGTGACCTTCCAAAATGGCAGCCCATTCACGTCGACGGCTGTCAAGGCAACTCTCGACCGCGTCCTTGATCCCAAGGTGACCGTGCCTTATCGCAGCGCATTCTCTGCGATCAGCGAGGTGCTGACACCGGATGCCCATACGGTCGAACTCGTGCTCTCCAGGCCCGCCCCTGCGCTCCCTAAGGCCCTTTCCCTCGAGACTGTGGGCATTCTGGCGCCAGACTCCGTAAGCCAGAACGGAAACAGCTACACCAAGATCGTCCTGCCGGTAGGCACTGGGCCATACCGGGTCGAGCAATACGACCGCGGCGAGAAGATCGCGATGTCTCGGAACGAAAGCTACTGGGGTGCGAAGCCCTATTTCAAGGGCATCTCGTTCAAGATCGTTCCAGAGGCCTCTTCGCGCCAGAACATGCTAATGAGCGGAGAGGCGCAAATGATCCTGTCGCCGCCGCTGACCTCTCTGGATGCGATCAGTAAGAACAGCAGTACCACCGTGCACACGGGCTTGCCCGCGCGCACGCTCTACGCCGTGTTCAATACACAAAGGCCGCCGTTCGACAACCCGCTGGTCCGCCGCGCGCTCAACTACGCAATCGACCGAGAAGCGATCATCAAGAGTGTGATGCATAACACTGCCGAGGCAGCCAAGGGGCCGCTTGCGCCTGCATTGGCCGACAACTGCACGATGGACCACCCTTACGCGTATGACCCTGAAAAGGCTCGTACCCTTCTCAAGGATGCTGGCGTCAAGAGCCTCGAAGTCGAGTTCGGAGCACCCAACGGAAAGTACCCCCAGGCAACTCAGATCGCCCAGGCCATTGCCGGCTATCTCAAGGACGTGGGCGTGACTGTCAAGGTGACAACTCTGGACTGGCCGACCTATGTCGGCCGCGTGACGTCCGCGCCGAAGGACAACTTCGGCCTTCACATTCTCGGTTGGGCCGCTTCCTACATGGACCCGCAGCAGCCGATGACACAGTTTCAGAGCGACCAGGCACCGCCGCGCGGCCTCGCGACCTCGTTCTACAAGAATGCCAAGGTCGACGCGCTGCTCGCATCTGCAGCAAAGGAGATCAACTTGCAGACACGGTCGGCGCTTTATTGCGATGCCCAGAAGATCGTATGGGACGACGCACCATTCATTTTCCTGTGGGCCCAGAAATACCCGATCGCATTCAACTCTGCTCTCACCGGAATCACGGTTGCGCCGAACGAGTACTTCGACACGATTCATGCGAGGCCGGCGAACTGA